In a single window of the Magnolia sinica isolate HGM2019 chromosome 7, MsV1, whole genome shotgun sequence genome:
- the LOC131251996 gene encoding tryptamine hydroxycinnamoyltransferase 1-like, with translation MEVHVLSSTVIPQGLPPTENTKIPLTVFDRLAPGMHIAVLHAYMPPMPTNTALKDGLKKALELFPTLAGQLVENDDHCRPYISLGDNGGGVLVVETNVESELVDILPLEPSPELVRFHPPVDEARHLLQVQLNRFSCGGLVIGLTAYHRVADGKAISSFFIAWGKLVRGLHIDSFPVYDQTMLIPRNPPRCDHDHWGIDFQPLPQPPSSLPSTFKLKKVHNMMVHYSGEFISKIKAQMPRKHSTFDVLTGHLWKNITRARGLDPDTLTQIRVAVNGRPRLWPAAPSEYFGNMVVNAYPRARVKELTEGSVADAARLLHDAVDRIGDGYIRSLIDFGAINGGDVLVPVTDLEGPALCPNLEVVSWLGFPFREVDFAEGGNLCAFAPTWVPVEGVVVLMPTLHGVGDGGVDVLLTLFEDHGKLFRQISHSLGVGHVLVIETMDIMEFTLQEKGLLPAVKSMKYRIKGFLHNIPDWMMPNVDQLVPNNSFK, from the exons ATGGAAGTTCATGTATTGAGTTCTACAGTCATTCCCCAAGGCCTGCCTCCCACCGAAAATACCAAAATACCTCTCACTGTCTTCGACAGGCTGGCACCAGGCATGCATATCGCTGTGTTACACGCCTACATGCCGCCGATGCCAACAAACACCGCCTTGAAAGATGGCTTAAAGAAGGCTCTAGAGCTCTTTCCTACTCTAGCGGGCCAGCTCGTAGAGAACGATGATCattgccgtccatatatttcacTCGGAGACAATGGTGGAGGTGTTCTAGTAGTGGAGACGAATGTGGAATCGGAATTAGTAGATATTTTGCCACTTGAGCCGTCGCCAGAGCTGGTGCGGTTTCACCCTCCAGTCGATGAGGCTCGACACTTACTTCAAGTCCAGCTCAACCGCTTTTCATGCGGCGGCCTAGTGATTGGCTTAACGGCCTACCATCGAGTGGCTGATGGTAAAGCGATTAGCTCATTCTTTATCGCATGGGGAAAGTTGGTTCGTGGCCTCCACATAGACAGCTTTCCGGTCTATGATCAAACCATGCTAATACCCCGGAACCCACCAAGATGTGATCATGACCATTGGGGGATCGATTTTCAGCCACTTCCACAACCaccatcttctcttccttctactTTTAAATTGAAAAAAGTACACAACATGATGGTCCACTATAGTGGAGAGTTCATATCAAAGATCAAAGCTCAAATGCCACGGAAACATTCTACTTTTGACGTTTTGACAGGCCACCTTTGGAAGAACATAACCAGGGCTCGTGGGCTTGATCCTGATACGCTTACTCAGATCAGGGTGGCCGTGAATGGACGGCCAAGATTGTGGCCAGCCGCACCATCGGAGTACTTTGGCAACATGGTCGTCAACGCCTACCCAAGGGCGCGTGTGAAGGAGCTGACTGAAGGGAGTGTCGCCGATGCGGCGCGATTACTGCATGATGCAGTGGATCGCATCGGGGATGGGTATATCCGGTCGTTGATTGACTTCGGTGCGATCAACGGTGGGGATGTACTGGTGCCCGTTACTGATTTGGAGGGGCCAGCTCTGTGCCCGAACCTGGAAGTTGTTAGCTGGTTAGGGTTTCCTTTTCGGGAAGTGGATTTTGCGGAAGGAGGGAACTTATGTGCTTTTGCACCTACGTGGGTCCCAGTGGAAGGTGTGGTGGTCTTGATGCCTACGTTGCACGGGGTTGGTGATGGTGGTGTGGATGTCTTGCTCACCTTATTTGAAGACCATGGAAAGCTCTTCAGGCAGATCTCCCAttccttaggggtc GGGCATGTTTTGGTGATCGAGACCATGGATATAATGGAATTCACACTGCAAGAAAAGGGTCTTTTACCAGCGGTGAAAAGCATGAAATACCGGATAAAAGGTTTCCTCCATAATATTCCTGATTGGATGATGCCGAACGTTGATCAATTGGTTCCAAATAATTCGTTTAAGTAG